A single Camelus bactrianus isolate YW-2024 breed Bactrian camel chromosome 1, ASM4877302v1, whole genome shotgun sequence DNA region contains:
- the ECE2 gene encoding endothelin-converting enzyme 2 isoform X5 → MSVALQELGGGGNVGFRKRTGHLLGSHTQLELVLAGVSLLLAALLVGCFVALGVQYHRDPSHSTCLTEACIRVAGKILESLDRGVRPCEDFYQFSCGGWIRRNPLPDGRSRWNTFNSLWDQNQAILKHLLENTTFNSSSEAERKTQRFYLSCLQVERIEELGAQPLRDLIDKIGGWNITGPWDRDNFMEVLKAVAGTYRATPFFTVYISADSKSSNSNVIQVDQSGLFLPSRDYYLNRTANEKVLTAYLDYMEELGMLLGGQPASTREQMRQVLELEIQLANITVPQDQRRDEEKIYHKMSIMELQALAPSMDWLEFLSFLLSPLELGDSEPVVVYGTDYLQQVSELINRTEPSVLNNYLIWNLVQKTTSSLDRRFESAQEKLLEILYGTKKSCTPRWQTCISNTDDALGFALGSLFVKATFDRQSKEIAEGMISEIRTAFEEALGHLVWMDEKTRQAAKEKADAIYDMIGFPDFILDPKELDDVYDGYEVSEDSFFQNMLNLYNFSAKVMADQLRKPPSRDQWSMTPQTVNAYYLPTKNEIVFPAGILQAPFYARNHPKALNFGGIGVVMGHELTHAFDDQGREYDKEGNLRPWWQNESLAAFRNHTACMEEQYSQYQVNGEKLNGRQTLGENIADNGGLKAAYNAYKAWLRKHGEEQQLPAVGLTNHQLFFVGFAQVWCSVRTPESSHEGLVTDPHSPARFRVLGTLSNSRDFLRHFGCPVGSPMNSGQLCEVW, encoded by the exons ATGAGCGTTGCGCTGCAGGAGCTGGGTGGAGGCGGCAAC GTGGGATTCCGGAAGAGGACAGGTCACCTCTTGGGCTCGCACACTCAGCTGGAGCTGGTCTTGGCTGGTGTCTCTCTACTGCTGGCTGCACTGCTTGTGGGCTGCTTCGTGGCCTTGGGGGTCCAGTACCACAGAG ACCCATCCCATAGCACTTGCCTCACAGAGGCCTGCATTCGAGTGGCTGGAAAAATCCTGGAGTCCCTGGACCGTGGGGTGAGACCCTGTGAGGACTTTTACCAGTTTTCCTGCGGAGGCTGGATTCGAAGAAATCCTCTGCCTGATGGGCGTTCTCGCTGGAACACCTTCAACAGCCTCTGGGACCAGAACCAGGCCATACTGAAGCACCTGCTTG AAAACACCACCTTCAACTCCAGCAGCGAAGCTGAGCGGAAGACGCAGCGCTTCTACCTCTCCTGCCTACAGGTGGAGCGCATCGAGGAGCTGGGAGCCCAGCCTCTTCGAGACCTCATTGACAAG ATCGGTGGTTGGAATATTACGGGGCCCTGGGACCGGGACAACTTCATGGAAGTGCTGAAGGCAGTAGCAGGGACCTACAGGGCCACTCCCTTCTTCACTGTCTACATCAGTGCCGACTCTAAGAGTTCCAACAGCAACGTTATCCAG GTGGACCAGTCTGGGCTCTTTCTACCCTCTCGAGATTACTACCTAAACAGGACCGCCAATGAGAAA GTGCTCACCGCCTACTTGGACTACATGGAGGAGCTGGGTATGCTGCTGGGCGGACAGCCAGCCTCTACGCGGGAGCAGATGCGGCAGGTGCTGGAGCTGGAGATACAACTGGCCAACATCACAGTGCCCCAGGACCAGCGGCGGGATGAGGAGAAGATCTACCACAAGATGAGCATCATGGAGCTGCAG GCCCTGGCGCCCTCCATGGACTGGCTGGAGTTCCTGTCTTTCTTGCTGTCACCGCTGGAGCTGGGTGATTCTGAGCCCGTGGTGGTGTATGGGACAGATTATTTGCAGCAGGTGTCAGAGCTCATCAATCGCACAGAGCCAAG TGTCCTGAACAATTACCTGATCTGGAACCTGGTGCAGAAGACAACTTCAAGCCTGGACCGCCGCTTTGAGTCTGCACAAGAGAAGCTGCTAGAGATCCTCTATGGCACCAAGAAG TCCTGCACGCCGAGGTGGCAGACCTGCATCTCCAACACGGATGACGCCCTCGGCTTCGCTCTGGGCTCCCTCTTTGTGAAGGCCACATTCGACCGGCAGAGCAAGGAAATT GCAGAGGGGATGATCAGCGAGATCCGGACTGCCTTTGAGGAGGCCCTGGGACACCTGGTTTGGATGGATGAGAAGACCCGCCAGGCAGCCAAGGAGAAA GCAGATGCCATCTATGACATGATTGGTTTCCCGGACTTCATCCTGGATCCCAAAGAGCTGGATGATGTTTATGATGGG TATGAAGTCTCTGAAGATTCCTTCTTCCAGAACATGTTAAATTTGTACAACTTCTCTGCTAAGGTGATGGCTGACCAGCTCCGCAAGCCCCCTAGCCGGGACCA GTGGAGCATGACCCCCCAGACAGTGAATGCCTACTACCTTCCAACCAAGAATGAAATCGTCTTCCCTGCTGGCATCCTGCAGGCTCCCTTCTATGCCCGCAACCACCCCAA GGCCCTGAACTTTGGTGGCATCGGTGTGGTGATGGGCCATGAGTTGACACATGCCTTTGATGACCAAG GGCGAGAGTATGACAAGGAAGGGAACCTGCGGCCATGGTGGCAGAATGAATCACTGGCAGCCTTCCGGAATCACACGGCCTGCATGGAGGAGCAGTACAGCCAGTACCAGGTCAACGGGGAGAAGCTCAACGGCCGCCAGACCCTGGGGGAGAACATTGCTGACAACGGGGGGCTTAAGGCTGCCTACAAC GCTTACAAAGCATGGCTGAGAAAGCATGGGGAGGAGCAGCAGCTGCCAGCAGTGGGTCTCACCAACCACCAGCTCTTCTTTGTGGGATTTGCCCAG GTGTGGTGTTCGGTCCGTACACCCGAGAGCTCTCACGAGGGGCTGGTGACCGACCCCCACAGCCCTGCCCGCTTCCGCGTGCtgggcactctctccaactcccGTGACTTCCTACGGCACTTCGGCTGCCCTGTCGGCTCCCCCATGAACTCAGGGCAGCTGTGTGAGGTGTGGTAG
- the ECE2 gene encoding endothelin-converting enzyme 2 isoform X7 has protein sequence MASPGLSAPLPELPENNCWYREVQYWDQRYRCAADSAPYEWFGDFSSFRDLLEPELLPEDRILVLGCGSSALSYELFLAGFPDVTSVDYSSVVVAAMRARYAHVPKLRWETMDVRALDFPSGSFDVVLEKGTLDALLTGEQDPWTVSSEGVHTVDQVLSEMVEYKRATLRDEDAPETPVEGGASPDAVEVGFRKRTGHLLGSHTQLELVLAGVSLLLAALLVGCFVALGVQYHRDPSHSTCLTEACIRVAGKILESLDRGVRPCEDFYQFSCGGWIRRNPLPDGRSRWNTFNSLWDQNQAILKHLLENTTFNSSSEAERKTQRFYLSCLQVERIEELGAQPLRDLIDKIGGWNITGPWDRDNFMEVLKAVAGTYRATPFFTVYISADSKSSNSNVIQVDQSGLFLPSRDYYLNRTANEKVLTAYLDYMEELGMLLGGQPASTREQMRQVLELEIQLANITVPQDQRRDEEKIYHKMSIMELQALAPSMDWLEFLSFLLSPLELGDSEPVVVYGTDYLQQVSELINRTEPSVLNNYLIWNLVQKTTSSLDRRFESAQEKLLEILYGTKKSCTPRWQTCISNTDDALGFALGSLFVKATFDRQSKEIAEGMISEIRTAFEEALGHLVWMDEKTRQAAKEKADAIYDMIGFPDFILDPKELDDVYDGYEVSEDSFFQNMLNLYNFSAKVMADQLRKPPSRDQWSMTPQTVNAYYLPTKNEIVFPAGILQAPFYARNHPKALNFGGIGVVMGHELTHAFDDQGREYDKEGNLRPWWQNESLAAFRNHTACMEEQYSQYQVNGEKLNGRQTLGENIADNGGLKAAYNAYKAWLRKHGEEQQLPAVGLTNHQLFFVGFAQVWCSVRTPESSHEGLVTDPHSPARFRVLGTLSNSRDFLRHFGCPVGSPMNSGQLCEVW, from the exons ATGGCCTCTCCAGGCCTCTCGGCGCCCCTTCCTGAGTTACCAGAGAATAATTGCTGGTACCGCGAGGTCCAGTACTGGGACCAGCGCTACCGGTGCGCTGCCGACTCTGCCCcctacgagtggttcggggactTCTCCTCTTTCCGTGACCTCCTAGAGCCTGAGCTGCTGCCCGAAGACCGTATCCTTGTGCTAG GCTGCGGAAGCAGTGCCCTGAGCTATGAGCTTTTCCTTGCGGGCTTCCCTGACGTGACCAGTGTGGATTACTCATCAGTAGTGGTGGCCGCCATGCGGGCTCGCTATGCCCACGTGCCCAAGCTGCGCTGGGAGACCATGGACGTGCGGGCACTGGACTTCCCCAGTGGCTCCTTTGACGTGGTGCTCGAGAAGGGCACCCTGGATGCCCTGCTGACTGGAGAACAGGATCCCTGGACTGTGTCTTCTGAAGGTGTCCACACTGTGGACCAGGTGCTGAGTGAG ATGGTGGAGTACAAACGCGCCACGCTGCGGGATGAAGACGCGCCCGAGACCCCCGTAGAGGGCGGGGCCTCCCCGGACGCCGTGGAG GTGGGATTCCGGAAGAGGACAGGTCACCTCTTGGGCTCGCACACTCAGCTGGAGCTGGTCTTGGCTGGTGTCTCTCTACTGCTGGCTGCACTGCTTGTGGGCTGCTTCGTGGCCTTGGGGGTCCAGTACCACAGAG ACCCATCCCATAGCACTTGCCTCACAGAGGCCTGCATTCGAGTGGCTGGAAAAATCCTGGAGTCCCTGGACCGTGGGGTGAGACCCTGTGAGGACTTTTACCAGTTTTCCTGCGGAGGCTGGATTCGAAGAAATCCTCTGCCTGATGGGCGTTCTCGCTGGAACACCTTCAACAGCCTCTGGGACCAGAACCAGGCCATACTGAAGCACCTGCTTG AAAACACCACCTTCAACTCCAGCAGCGAAGCTGAGCGGAAGACGCAGCGCTTCTACCTCTCCTGCCTACAGGTGGAGCGCATCGAGGAGCTGGGAGCCCAGCCTCTTCGAGACCTCATTGACAAG ATCGGTGGTTGGAATATTACGGGGCCCTGGGACCGGGACAACTTCATGGAAGTGCTGAAGGCAGTAGCAGGGACCTACAGGGCCACTCCCTTCTTCACTGTCTACATCAGTGCCGACTCTAAGAGTTCCAACAGCAACGTTATCCAG GTGGACCAGTCTGGGCTCTTTCTACCCTCTCGAGATTACTACCTAAACAGGACCGCCAATGAGAAA GTGCTCACCGCCTACTTGGACTACATGGAGGAGCTGGGTATGCTGCTGGGCGGACAGCCAGCCTCTACGCGGGAGCAGATGCGGCAGGTGCTGGAGCTGGAGATACAACTGGCCAACATCACAGTGCCCCAGGACCAGCGGCGGGATGAGGAGAAGATCTACCACAAGATGAGCATCATGGAGCTGCAG GCCCTGGCGCCCTCCATGGACTGGCTGGAGTTCCTGTCTTTCTTGCTGTCACCGCTGGAGCTGGGTGATTCTGAGCCCGTGGTGGTGTATGGGACAGATTATTTGCAGCAGGTGTCAGAGCTCATCAATCGCACAGAGCCAAG TGTCCTGAACAATTACCTGATCTGGAACCTGGTGCAGAAGACAACTTCAAGCCTGGACCGCCGCTTTGAGTCTGCACAAGAGAAGCTGCTAGAGATCCTCTATGGCACCAAGAAG TCCTGCACGCCGAGGTGGCAGACCTGCATCTCCAACACGGATGACGCCCTCGGCTTCGCTCTGGGCTCCCTCTTTGTGAAGGCCACATTCGACCGGCAGAGCAAGGAAATT GCAGAGGGGATGATCAGCGAGATCCGGACTGCCTTTGAGGAGGCCCTGGGACACCTGGTTTGGATGGATGAGAAGACCCGCCAGGCAGCCAAGGAGAAA GCAGATGCCATCTATGACATGATTGGTTTCCCGGACTTCATCCTGGATCCCAAAGAGCTGGATGATGTTTATGATGGG TATGAAGTCTCTGAAGATTCCTTCTTCCAGAACATGTTAAATTTGTACAACTTCTCTGCTAAGGTGATGGCTGACCAGCTCCGCAAGCCCCCTAGCCGGGACCA GTGGAGCATGACCCCCCAGACAGTGAATGCCTACTACCTTCCAACCAAGAATGAAATCGTCTTCCCTGCTGGCATCCTGCAGGCTCCCTTCTATGCCCGCAACCACCCCAA GGCCCTGAACTTTGGTGGCATCGGTGTGGTGATGGGCCATGAGTTGACACATGCCTTTGATGACCAAG GGCGAGAGTATGACAAGGAAGGGAACCTGCGGCCATGGTGGCAGAATGAATCACTGGCAGCCTTCCGGAATCACACGGCCTGCATGGAGGAGCAGTACAGCCAGTACCAGGTCAACGGGGAGAAGCTCAACGGCCGCCAGACCCTGGGGGAGAACATTGCTGACAACGGGGGGCTTAAGGCTGCCTACAAC GCTTACAAAGCATGGCTGAGAAAGCATGGGGAGGAGCAGCAGCTGCCAGCAGTGGGTCTCACCAACCACCAGCTCTTCTTTGTGGGATTTGCCCAG GTGTGGTGTTCGGTCCGTACACCCGAGAGCTCTCACGAGGGGCTGGTGACCGACCCCCACAGCCCTGCCCGCTTCCGCGTGCtgggcactctctccaactcccGTGACTTCCTACGGCACTTCGGCTGCCCTGTCGGCTCCCCCATGAACTCAGGGCAGCTGTGTGAGGTGTGGTAG
- the ECE2 gene encoding endothelin-converting enzyme 2 isoform X4, which translates to MSVALQELGGGGNMVEYKRATLRDEDAPETPVEGGASPDAVEVGFRKRTGHLLGSHTQLELVLAGVSLLLAALLVGCFVALGVQYHRDPSHSTCLTEACIRVAGKILESLDRGVRPCEDFYQFSCGGWIRRNPLPDGRSRWNTFNSLWDQNQAILKHLLENTTFNSSSEAERKTQRFYLSCLQVERIEELGAQPLRDLIDKIGGWNITGPWDRDNFMEVLKAVAGTYRATPFFTVYISADSKSSNSNVIQVDQSGLFLPSRDYYLNRTANEKVLTAYLDYMEELGMLLGGQPASTREQMRQVLELEIQLANITVPQDQRRDEEKIYHKMSIMELQALAPSMDWLEFLSFLLSPLELGDSEPVVVYGTDYLQQVSELINRTEPSVLNNYLIWNLVQKTTSSLDRRFESAQEKLLEILYGTKKSCTPRWQTCISNTDDALGFALGSLFVKATFDRQSKEIAEGMISEIRTAFEEALGHLVWMDEKTRQAAKEKADAIYDMIGFPDFILDPKELDDVYDGYEVSEDSFFQNMLNLYNFSAKVMADQLRKPPSRDQWSMTPQTVNAYYLPTKNEIVFPAGILQAPFYARNHPKALNFGGIGVVMGHELTHAFDDQGREYDKEGNLRPWWQNESLAAFRNHTACMEEQYSQYQVNGEKLNGRQTLGENIADNGGLKAAYNAYKAWLRKHGEEQQLPAVGLTNHQLFFVGFAQVWCSVRTPESSHEGLVTDPHSPARFRVLGTLSNSRDFLRHFGCPVGSPMNSGQLCEVW; encoded by the exons ATGAGCGTTGCGCTGCAGGAGCTGGGTGGAGGCGGCAAC ATGGTGGAGTACAAACGCGCCACGCTGCGGGATGAAGACGCGCCCGAGACCCCCGTAGAGGGCGGGGCCTCCCCGGACGCCGTGGAG GTGGGATTCCGGAAGAGGACAGGTCACCTCTTGGGCTCGCACACTCAGCTGGAGCTGGTCTTGGCTGGTGTCTCTCTACTGCTGGCTGCACTGCTTGTGGGCTGCTTCGTGGCCTTGGGGGTCCAGTACCACAGAG ACCCATCCCATAGCACTTGCCTCACAGAGGCCTGCATTCGAGTGGCTGGAAAAATCCTGGAGTCCCTGGACCGTGGGGTGAGACCCTGTGAGGACTTTTACCAGTTTTCCTGCGGAGGCTGGATTCGAAGAAATCCTCTGCCTGATGGGCGTTCTCGCTGGAACACCTTCAACAGCCTCTGGGACCAGAACCAGGCCATACTGAAGCACCTGCTTG AAAACACCACCTTCAACTCCAGCAGCGAAGCTGAGCGGAAGACGCAGCGCTTCTACCTCTCCTGCCTACAGGTGGAGCGCATCGAGGAGCTGGGAGCCCAGCCTCTTCGAGACCTCATTGACAAG ATCGGTGGTTGGAATATTACGGGGCCCTGGGACCGGGACAACTTCATGGAAGTGCTGAAGGCAGTAGCAGGGACCTACAGGGCCACTCCCTTCTTCACTGTCTACATCAGTGCCGACTCTAAGAGTTCCAACAGCAACGTTATCCAG GTGGACCAGTCTGGGCTCTTTCTACCCTCTCGAGATTACTACCTAAACAGGACCGCCAATGAGAAA GTGCTCACCGCCTACTTGGACTACATGGAGGAGCTGGGTATGCTGCTGGGCGGACAGCCAGCCTCTACGCGGGAGCAGATGCGGCAGGTGCTGGAGCTGGAGATACAACTGGCCAACATCACAGTGCCCCAGGACCAGCGGCGGGATGAGGAGAAGATCTACCACAAGATGAGCATCATGGAGCTGCAG GCCCTGGCGCCCTCCATGGACTGGCTGGAGTTCCTGTCTTTCTTGCTGTCACCGCTGGAGCTGGGTGATTCTGAGCCCGTGGTGGTGTATGGGACAGATTATTTGCAGCAGGTGTCAGAGCTCATCAATCGCACAGAGCCAAG TGTCCTGAACAATTACCTGATCTGGAACCTGGTGCAGAAGACAACTTCAAGCCTGGACCGCCGCTTTGAGTCTGCACAAGAGAAGCTGCTAGAGATCCTCTATGGCACCAAGAAG TCCTGCACGCCGAGGTGGCAGACCTGCATCTCCAACACGGATGACGCCCTCGGCTTCGCTCTGGGCTCCCTCTTTGTGAAGGCCACATTCGACCGGCAGAGCAAGGAAATT GCAGAGGGGATGATCAGCGAGATCCGGACTGCCTTTGAGGAGGCCCTGGGACACCTGGTTTGGATGGATGAGAAGACCCGCCAGGCAGCCAAGGAGAAA GCAGATGCCATCTATGACATGATTGGTTTCCCGGACTTCATCCTGGATCCCAAAGAGCTGGATGATGTTTATGATGGG TATGAAGTCTCTGAAGATTCCTTCTTCCAGAACATGTTAAATTTGTACAACTTCTCTGCTAAGGTGATGGCTGACCAGCTCCGCAAGCCCCCTAGCCGGGACCA GTGGAGCATGACCCCCCAGACAGTGAATGCCTACTACCTTCCAACCAAGAATGAAATCGTCTTCCCTGCTGGCATCCTGCAGGCTCCCTTCTATGCCCGCAACCACCCCAA GGCCCTGAACTTTGGTGGCATCGGTGTGGTGATGGGCCATGAGTTGACACATGCCTTTGATGACCAAG GGCGAGAGTATGACAAGGAAGGGAACCTGCGGCCATGGTGGCAGAATGAATCACTGGCAGCCTTCCGGAATCACACGGCCTGCATGGAGGAGCAGTACAGCCAGTACCAGGTCAACGGGGAGAAGCTCAACGGCCGCCAGACCCTGGGGGAGAACATTGCTGACAACGGGGGGCTTAAGGCTGCCTACAAC GCTTACAAAGCATGGCTGAGAAAGCATGGGGAGGAGCAGCAGCTGCCAGCAGTGGGTCTCACCAACCACCAGCTCTTCTTTGTGGGATTTGCCCAG GTGTGGTGTTCGGTCCGTACACCCGAGAGCTCTCACGAGGGGCTGGTGACCGACCCCCACAGCCCTGCCCGCTTCCGCGTGCtgggcactctctccaactcccGTGACTTCCTACGGCACTTCGGCTGCCCTGTCGGCTCCCCCATGAACTCAGGGCAGCTGTGTGAGGTGTGGTAG
- the ECE2 gene encoding endothelin-converting enzyme 2 isoform X3: MSVALQELGGGGNVGFRKRTGHLLGSHTQLELVLAGVSLLLAALLVGCFVALGVQYHRDPSHSTCLTEACIRVAGKILESLDRGVRPCEDFYQFSCGGWIRRNPLPDGRSRWNTFNSLWDQNQAILKHLLENTTFNSSSEAERKTQRFYLSCLQVERIEELGAQPLRDLIDKIGGWNITGPWDRDNFMEVLKAVAGTYRATPFFTVYISADSKSSNSNVIQVDQSGLFLPSRDYYLNRTANEKVLTAYLDYMEELGMLLGGQPASTREQMRQVLELEIQLANITVPQDQRRDEEKIYHKMSIMELQALAPSMDWLEFLSFLLSPLELGDSEPVVVYGTDYLQQVSELINRTEPSVLNNYLIWNLVQKTTSSLDRRFESAQEKLLEILYGTKKSCTPRWQTCISNTDDALGFALGSLFVKATFDRQSKEIAEGMISEIRTAFEEALGHLVWMDEKTRQAAKEKADAIYDMIGFPDFILDPKELDDVYDGYEVSEDSFFQNMLNLYNFSAKVMADQLRKPPSRDQWSMTPQTVNAYYLPTKNEIVFPAGILQAPFYARNHPKALNFGGIGVVMGHELTHAFDDQGREYDKEGNLRPWWQNESLAAFRNHTACMEEQYSQYQVNGEKLNGRQTLGENIADNGGLKAAYNAYKAWLRKHGEEQQLPAVGLTNHQLFFVGFAQVLPSWEARDLPFSCLLLGMSLEVWGMQKRDWEMELKLECGRWSGKASWSEPLNGARGGRRLQEAFADVRGQGALPEGGGGRRIDPYDAPVRWLWRRKLGDRVARPELPRNKVSGRLSRVSSRYFALQQASSAGWASSPQTHPSWATQYPGYL, encoded by the exons ATGAGCGTTGCGCTGCAGGAGCTGGGTGGAGGCGGCAAC GTGGGATTCCGGAAGAGGACAGGTCACCTCTTGGGCTCGCACACTCAGCTGGAGCTGGTCTTGGCTGGTGTCTCTCTACTGCTGGCTGCACTGCTTGTGGGCTGCTTCGTGGCCTTGGGGGTCCAGTACCACAGAG ACCCATCCCATAGCACTTGCCTCACAGAGGCCTGCATTCGAGTGGCTGGAAAAATCCTGGAGTCCCTGGACCGTGGGGTGAGACCCTGTGAGGACTTTTACCAGTTTTCCTGCGGAGGCTGGATTCGAAGAAATCCTCTGCCTGATGGGCGTTCTCGCTGGAACACCTTCAACAGCCTCTGGGACCAGAACCAGGCCATACTGAAGCACCTGCTTG AAAACACCACCTTCAACTCCAGCAGCGAAGCTGAGCGGAAGACGCAGCGCTTCTACCTCTCCTGCCTACAGGTGGAGCGCATCGAGGAGCTGGGAGCCCAGCCTCTTCGAGACCTCATTGACAAG ATCGGTGGTTGGAATATTACGGGGCCCTGGGACCGGGACAACTTCATGGAAGTGCTGAAGGCAGTAGCAGGGACCTACAGGGCCACTCCCTTCTTCACTGTCTACATCAGTGCCGACTCTAAGAGTTCCAACAGCAACGTTATCCAG GTGGACCAGTCTGGGCTCTTTCTACCCTCTCGAGATTACTACCTAAACAGGACCGCCAATGAGAAA GTGCTCACCGCCTACTTGGACTACATGGAGGAGCTGGGTATGCTGCTGGGCGGACAGCCAGCCTCTACGCGGGAGCAGATGCGGCAGGTGCTGGAGCTGGAGATACAACTGGCCAACATCACAGTGCCCCAGGACCAGCGGCGGGATGAGGAGAAGATCTACCACAAGATGAGCATCATGGAGCTGCAG GCCCTGGCGCCCTCCATGGACTGGCTGGAGTTCCTGTCTTTCTTGCTGTCACCGCTGGAGCTGGGTGATTCTGAGCCCGTGGTGGTGTATGGGACAGATTATTTGCAGCAGGTGTCAGAGCTCATCAATCGCACAGAGCCAAG TGTCCTGAACAATTACCTGATCTGGAACCTGGTGCAGAAGACAACTTCAAGCCTGGACCGCCGCTTTGAGTCTGCACAAGAGAAGCTGCTAGAGATCCTCTATGGCACCAAGAAG TCCTGCACGCCGAGGTGGCAGACCTGCATCTCCAACACGGATGACGCCCTCGGCTTCGCTCTGGGCTCCCTCTTTGTGAAGGCCACATTCGACCGGCAGAGCAAGGAAATT GCAGAGGGGATGATCAGCGAGATCCGGACTGCCTTTGAGGAGGCCCTGGGACACCTGGTTTGGATGGATGAGAAGACCCGCCAGGCAGCCAAGGAGAAA GCAGATGCCATCTATGACATGATTGGTTTCCCGGACTTCATCCTGGATCCCAAAGAGCTGGATGATGTTTATGATGGG TATGAAGTCTCTGAAGATTCCTTCTTCCAGAACATGTTAAATTTGTACAACTTCTCTGCTAAGGTGATGGCTGACCAGCTCCGCAAGCCCCCTAGCCGGGACCA GTGGAGCATGACCCCCCAGACAGTGAATGCCTACTACCTTCCAACCAAGAATGAAATCGTCTTCCCTGCTGGCATCCTGCAGGCTCCCTTCTATGCCCGCAACCACCCCAA GGCCCTGAACTTTGGTGGCATCGGTGTGGTGATGGGCCATGAGTTGACACATGCCTTTGATGACCAAG GGCGAGAGTATGACAAGGAAGGGAACCTGCGGCCATGGTGGCAGAATGAATCACTGGCAGCCTTCCGGAATCACACGGCCTGCATGGAGGAGCAGTACAGCCAGTACCAGGTCAACGGGGAGAAGCTCAACGGCCGCCAGACCCTGGGGGAGAACATTGCTGACAACGGGGGGCTTAAGGCTGCCTACAAC GCTTACAAAGCATGGCTGAGAAAGCATGGGGAGGAGCAGCAGCTGCCAGCAGTGGGTCTCACCAACCACCAGCTCTTCTTTGTGGGATTTGCCCAGGTATTGCCCTCCTGGGAGGCCAGGGATCTGCCCTTCTCCTGCTTGCTCCTGGGCATGTCATTAGAAGTCTGGGGCATGCAGAAAAGGGACTGGGAAATGGAACTGAAGTTGGAGTGTGGAAGGTGGTCTGGGAAGGCCTCGTGGTCAGAGCCTCTCAATGGGGCCCGAGGAGGGAGAAGGCTTCAGGAGGCTTTTGCAGATGTCAGAGGGCAGGGTGCCCTGCctgaggggggaggagggagaaggattGATCCTTATGATGCTCCTGTGAGGTGGCTGTGGAGGAGGAAGCTCGGGGACAGAGTGGCTCGTCCAGAGCTACCCAGGAATAAAGTAAGTGGCAGACTCAGCAGGGTCTCCTCCAGGTACTTCGCACTACAGCAGGCATCCTCTGCAGGCTGGGCTTCTTCCCCTCAGACACATCCATCCTGGGCAACCCAGTATCCAGGGTACCTTTGA